Proteins encoded by one window of Vampirovibrionales bacterium:
- a CDS encoding glycosyltransferase family 9 protein: protein MSPPDFALDAPLRILVMRYRFIGDTILTVPFLRNLRRQCPQARIDALLAPGSAEALSACPYLDERLLYDTSRQRAYESPDNRPPQSFWHYVRLLKSRRYDVAFVLKRSFSSALLAALAGIPTRIGFDTEARRWLLTRAVPYRRDRHEADCFLDALQAAGLSVDDGRLEAFVEDDARRAIAARWASEGAEDGPHALIHLTSSNAQKEWPLTLTQDVARWLIETCGYRLHACGSALDAPRYERLREALAPSARARLSNWCGQTTLAQTLALIERVEGVIGVDSGALHLGAALQKPVVGLYTPMTHLEKWAPRVTPRALVTTPSQEEVQRACHACLPSLR, encoded by the coding sequence GTGTCCCCTCCCGATTTTGCTCTTGACGCCCCGCTGCGCATTCTGGTGATGCGCTATCGCTTTATTGGCGACACGATTTTAACCGTTCCCTTCTTGCGCAACTTACGGCGCCAGTGCCCCCAGGCGCGCATCGACGCGTTGCTGGCGCCGGGTTCTGCAGAGGCGCTGTCCGCCTGCCCCTATCTCGATGAACGCCTGCTGTACGACACAAGCCGTCAGCGCGCCTATGAATCCCCCGACAATCGTCCGCCGCAGTCGTTCTGGCATTACGTGCGCCTGTTAAAGTCCCGTCGCTACGATGTCGCCTTTGTCCTGAAACGATCGTTTTCTTCGGCGCTGCTGGCGGCCTTGGCGGGAATTCCGACGCGTATCGGCTTTGACACCGAGGCCCGGCGCTGGCTGCTGACCCGCGCTGTGCCGTACCGACGCGATCGCCATGAGGCGGATTGCTTTCTGGACGCGCTGCAAGCCGCCGGCTTGTCTGTCGATGACGGTCGACTGGAAGCCTTTGTTGAAGACGACGCCCGCCGGGCTATCGCTGCGCGATGGGCGAGCGAGGGCGCAGAAGACGGACCTCATGCGCTGATTCACCTCACTTCTTCCAACGCCCAGAAAGAATGGCCGCTGACGCTCACGCAGGACGTCGCGCGCTGGTTAATCGAGACATGCGGTTATCGCCTGCACGCCTGCGGATCGGCTCTCGACGCCCCGCGTTACGAGCGCCTGCGCGAGGCTTTGGCGCCATCGGCCCGCGCGCGCCTGAGCAACTGGTGTGGACAAACCACGCTGGCGCAGACTCTTGCCCTTATCGAGCGTGTGGAAGGCGTCATCGGCGTGGATTCCGGCGCGCTGCATCTGGGCGCGGCGCTTCAAAAACCGGTGGTGGGTCTCTATACGCCGATGACCCATCTGGAAAAATGGGCGCCGCGCGTCACGCCGCGCGCCCTGGTGACGACGCCGTCTCAAGAGGAGGTTCAGCGCGCATGTCACGCCTGTTTACCCAGCCTGCGCTAG